In Uranotaenia lowii strain MFRU-FL chromosome 2, ASM2978415v1, whole genome shotgun sequence, one genomic interval encodes:
- the LOC129746114 gene encoding restin homolog isoform X7: MWWKKSWWMKRQRKLKDRRSVDHSIRGLEPRNSALPLDLDDDSSSLQSQETFKHTPTSLSKSSRDSKESTPVPVEDESRAKPLPAAAASNSNATAQSQPPATAATTTTPPTPTKATIVASDSNSYVQSDAKKSPTSVPAPVLPQQTAAAQSRNATSAKHDSAETVESVANTSGNSSSSSSSSSSHSEVEKKGVIKKEKGPAPPPPQTPSSPSSRNAPGNLVVGSSTQTNVPPTPPETPQTPGTKGVDRPDNITASKTSPVQPVISRQTSTDDILKSPKKDYAPSPPKVSPSTKDSPASTPAPLPSDAVVVKSPAKRRINSNELRSNDFDEPKDLTSPAAIPKSSPEFEDEQDQPYHLYHPIPPPLLPDDEIRITSTPNSKINSNNTQTTITINNDTVLADPSNSLATNVSQVTVVTSHPPVIIDNSVVPSGSSSSASSTKSFGSSQRRAQQQQRVITPKDGSSEVVIVSNELNRTHVNESSTDDDFQSLDSLENLSPKYRKQQRELQRSGSGQIARKLDESEVLIVSSSYVGDQDQEHRLSEQDDFINDELFIGNNHNNSKLLDTSHVSVVTVGEEEIKVKDSSHHAHQINNSHHHLHQQLNHLHNHHDSISDLSNVSCGPSESSDDVKVMDGALNHPAAVIHPGGTTSTSSVSTGSTVTAAGGGGSFTQRSPSGSSISSPPLRSAGGSSNKLNGDFNRSREDVSIIVNKRKIVDKHRISPDSSVGSMDGGGSVRSASTPLHLFHHPQQQHLHSPHQQQHVTGGGKHMDRSDAESIATTTSHDSREQSVDEEVTLRRKPPVVDTEEDKVPPIIATTNNKPKSNQRNFSKEEIHLQNLKKKTRKRTRKFEIDGVQVTTTTSKVIYSDEDSNKLYDDHLFRKQELRELKMLQKQEKKQFYELQQKESVAKEQQEKKFEQERLQLERTFEADMDVLARQHRQTVEKYEQQQETELRNTSKKIRAEQERDLKLFRDSLKQEIRLLKQEVDLLPKEKRKDEFRKRKMAMEIEHEEREKNFLSTLSENHELALRRISEIYREKLSAADKGYLQQKQTAMRTREAMLWELEEKHIHDKHQLAKRHVKDLCFMQRHQMIIRHEKELDQIKRMISRKEEELLKRQTIERRALPKRIRAERKARDMMFRESLRISMTTDPELEREKLKKFQEQEKKRYTQEQIRFETKHSKQLEELRATSDGSIRELEQLQNEKRKQLLEHESAKLRECDEALQKELREWKSQLLPRKQAIKKELDQQLDQYEHKWGPVDRREFDGEFVVPPEIRNRTNSLNTRSLRLHGGLLSISRSRTFLSLPVANGRNSIHSSVPDLSRSLPNTPNTAHKLAVASSYDSVLEENENENLAPYQAGPIEGQSAIKYVFTDDGVHLRRKSEDLLSGKRTKLPVKNKNYRENGAGSRYVPSMPPLQNHSRQNSEPSNRIIPIRVNPVKKPGNIFEAMTNRTTISGGATTYGGGTMPRTSNSGWGNSRLGANNCSSDANINKLTTFGSARGGAPLQQNSDARNSDASGVPNSGLKLSPSTPILLSPGKDTDSAA, translated from the exons ATGTGGTGGAAGAAGAGTTGGTGGATGAAGAGGCAGAG AAAGCTAAAAGACAGGCGAAGCGTAGATCACTCTATCAGAGGGTTG GAACCCCGCAATTCTGCGCTACCACTCGATCTGGACGATGACTCTTCGTCACTACAAAGTCAAGAAACCTTTAAAC ATACACCCACATCCCTATCGAAATCGTCCAGAGATTCGAAAGAGTCTACCCCCGTTCCTGTTGAAGACGAAAGCAGAGCGAAGCCGTTGCCAGCGGCTGCAGCCAGCAATAGTAATGCCACAGCACAATCGCAACCGCCGGCAACTGCGGCAACCACAACAACACCACCAACACCTACGAAAGCAACGATTGTGGCTAGTGATAGTAATAGTTATGTACAAAGTGATGCCAAGAAATCACCAACGTCTGTTCCTGCTCCAGTGCTACCGCAGCAAACAGCAGCCGCCCAGTCGCGGAATGCCACATCGGCCAAACATGATTCAGCGGAGACTGTGGAGTCCGTTGCCAATACGAGTGGCAACagcagtagtagtagtagtagtagctCTAGCCATTCAGAGGTTGAAAAGAAAGGTGTCATCAAGAAGGAGAAAGGTCCGGCACCTCCGCCACCGCAAACTCCTTCATCTCCGAGTAGTAGAAACGCACCAGGTAACCTGGTGGTTGGCTCGTCAACTCAAACGAATGTTCCTCCAACTCCACCTGAAACACCGCAAACACCTGGAACGAAGGGTGTCGATCGGCCAGACAACATTACCGCATCCAAAACGTCCCCCGTGCAACCGGTTATTTCTCGACAAACTAGCACTGATGATATCCTGAAATCGCCAAAGAAGGATTACGCTCCTTCGCCACCGAAAGTATCTCCGTCTACTAAAGATAGTCCTGCATCTACTCCAGCACCTTTGCCGAGTGATGCCGTTGTCGTAAAGAGTCCCGCAAAGCGAAGGATCAATTCTAATGAGCTACGATCGAATGATTTTGATGAACCCAAAGACCTAACATCACCTGCTGCCATTCCAAAATCCTCACCAGAGTTCGAAGACGAGCAAGATCAGCCGTATCACCTGTACCACCCAATCCCTCCACCGCTGCTGCCGGATGACGAAATTCGAATAACATCGACGCCAAACAGCAAGATCAACAGTAACAATACCCAGACTACAATAACGATCAACAACGACACTGTGCTAGCGGACCCCTCCAATAGTCTTGCCACTAATGTAAGCCAGGTAACAGTGGTTACGAGTCATCCACCAGTGATTATTGATAATTCTGTGGTTCCATCCGGATCTTCGTCGTCTGCTTCGTCCACGAAATCTTTCGGATCGTCGCAGCGAAGAGCACAGCAACAACAGCGGGTGATAACGCCAAAGGACGGAAGCAGTGAAGTGGTGATCGTTTCCAATGAACTTAACAGAACTCACGTCAACGAATCGTCCACCGATGACGATTTCCAGTCGCTGGATAGTTTGGAAAATCTTTCTCCCAAATACCGAAAACAACAGCGAGAACTACAACGTTCAGGTTCCGGACAAATAGCTCGAAAGTTGGACGAAAGTGAGGTTTTGATTGTCAGTTCCAGTTACGTGGGTGATCAAGATCAAGAGCATCGGTTGTCAGAGCAAGATGATTTCATCAATGATGAATTGTTTATAG GTAATAATCATAACAACAGTAAACTGTTGGACACTAGTCACGTTTCAGTGGTCACGGTGGGAGAGGAAGAGATCAAGGTGAAGGATTCCTCGCACCATGCCCACCAGATCAATAACAGCCACCATCACCTGCATCAACAACTAAATCACCTGCATAATCACCACGATTCCATTAGCGATCTGTCTAATGTGAGCTGTGGCCCGAGCGAGTCTAGCGACGATGTGAAGGTCATGGATGGTGCACTAAACCATCCGGCAGCGGTGATACATCCAGGTGGTACCACGAGTACGAGTAGCGTCAGTACTGGTAGCACCGTAACGGCAGCAGGAGGCGGGGGAAGTTTCACGCAGCGATCTCCCTCGGGAtcatcgatttcatcaccacCACTCAGGAGTGCTGGTGGATCTAGTAATAAGCTAAATGGTGACTTCAATCGAAGTCGAGAAGATGTCAGTATAATAGTAAATAAGCGAAAAATAGTGGACAAGCATAGGATTTCCCCCGATAGTAGTGTTGGTTCGATGGATGGTGGTGGGTCGGTCAGATCGGCTAGTACCCCCTTGCATCTGTTCCATCATCCGCAACAGCAACATCTTCACAGCCCACATCAGCAGCAACACGTCACTGGTGGTGGCAAACACATGGATCGTAGTGATGCCGAAAGTATAGCTACTACAACTAGTCACGACAGCCGAGAACAATCGGTTGACGAAGAAGTAACGTTGCGGCGGAAGCCTCCAGTGGTCGACACCGAGGAGGACAAGGTTCCACCAATCATCGCTACTACCAACAACAAACCCAAGTCAAATCAGCGAAACTTCAGCAAGGAGGAGATCCATCTGCAAAACCTCAAGAAAAAGACACGTAAGCGGACGAGAAAATTCGAAATTGACGGAGTCCAAGTCACGACAACGACGAGCAAGGTTATCTACAGCGATGAGGACAGCAACAAACTTTACGACGATCACCTGTTCCGAAAGCAAGAGCTTCGTGAGTTAAAAATGCTACAGAAGCAGGAGAAGAAACAGTTCTACGAACTGCAACAGAAGGAATCCGTTGCCAAAGAGCAGCAGGAGAAAAAGTTCGAACAGGAACGCCTCCAACTTGAACGCACATTTGAAGCCGACATGGATGTGTTGGCGCGGCAACACCGACAGACGGTGGAAAAGTACGAACAGCAACAAGAGACTGAGCTTAGGAATACTTCCAAGAAAATTCGTGCGGAACAGGAACGTGATTTGAAGCTG TTCCGCGACAGCCTGAAGCAGGAGATTCGGTTGCTCAAGCAGGAGGTTGACCTACTACCCAAAGAGAAGCGAAAAGACGAGTTCCGGAAGCGTAAAATGGCCATGGAAATCGAACACGAGGAACGGGAGAAGAACTTCCTGTCGACTCTGTCTGAGAACCACGAGCTGGCGCTGCGACGGATCAGCGAAATCTACCGGGAGAAGCTGTCCGCCGCGGACAAGGGCTACCTGCAACAGAAGCAAACG GCAATGCGAACCCGAGAGGCTATGCTTTGGGAGCTGGAGGAGAAACATATCCACGATAAACATCAGTTGGCGAAGCGGCACGTGAAGGATCTTTGCTTCATGCAGCGGCACCAGATGATCATTCGCCACGAAAAAGAACTGGACCAAATCAAGAG aatgaTTTCTCGCAAAGAGGAAGAACTGTTGAAGCGGCAAACAATTGAAAGGCGAGCTCTGCCCAAACGGATTCGTGCCGAACGGAAGGCTCGGGATATGATGTTCCGTGAATCGCTACGGATATCGATGACCACGGACCCCGAGCTGGAAAGGGAGAAGCTAAAGAAG TTCCAGGAGCAGGAAAAGAAACGTTACACACAGGAGCAGATCCGATTCGAAACTAAGCACAGTAAGCAGCTGGAAGAGTTGCGAGCTACCTCAGATGGTTCCATTCG AGAATTGGAACAATTGCAAAACGAAAAGCGCAAACAGTTGCTGGAGCACGAATCGGCCAAACTGCGCGAGTGTGACGAGGCCCTGCAGAAGGAGCTGCGCGAATGGAAGTCCCAGCTGCTCCCGAGGAAACAG GCTATAAAGAAAGAGCTCGATCAGCAGTTGGACCAGTACGAGCACAAATGGGGCCCAGTAGATCGACGTGAATTCGACGGTGAATTTGTGGTTCCGCCGGAAATTCGGAATCGTACCAATTCCCTCAATACCCGTTCCCTACGTCTGCACGGTGGGCTGCTTAGCATTTCCCGATCCCGTACCTTCCTTTCCCTTCCGGTGGCTAATGGCCGCAACAGCATACACAGTTCGGTACCGGACTTAAGTCGTTCCCTTCCTAACACGCCAAACACGGCCCACAAATTAGCGGTAGCGTCTTCCTATGATTCGGTTTTGgaggaaaacgaaaacgaaaatttaGCTCCATATCAGGCAGGTCCTATCGAGGGGCAATCGGCTATCAAATACGTGTTTACCGACGATGGTGTACATTTGCGTCGAAAGTCGGAAGATTTACTCTCCGGAAAGAGAACTAAGCTTCCAGTTAAGAACAAAAATTATCGCGAAAATGGAGCAGGCTCACGATATGTACCGAGTATGCCTCCCCTTCAGAATCATTCTAGACAAAATTCAGAACCTAGTAACAGAATTATTCCAATTCGGGTTAATCCAGTTAAAAAACCGGGAAATATTTTCGAAGCAATGACGAATAGAACCACAATTAGTGGTGGGGCGACGACATATGGCGGTGGAACCATGCCTAGAACTAGTAACTCCGGGTGGGGCAACAGTCGTTTAGGTGCCAATAACTGTTCTTCCGATGCTAATATAAATAAGTTAACGACTTTTGGTTCGGCCAGAGGTGGAGCTCCACTGCAACAAAATTCCGATGCTCGCAATTCTGATGCATCAGGTGTTCCAAACTCCGGATTGAAACTTTCCCCGTCCACCCCCATATTGTTATCACCTGGTAAAGATACCGATTCCGCCGCTTAG
- the LOC129746114 gene encoding restin homolog isoform X6 has protein sequence MWWKKSWWMKRQRKLKDRRSVDHSIRGLEPRNSALPLDLDDDSSSLQSQETFKLPDTPTSLSKSSRDSKESTPVPVEDESRAKPLPAAAASNSNATAQSQPPATAATTTTPPTPTKATIVASDSNSYVQSDAKKSPTSVPAPVLPQQTAAAQSRNATSAKHDSAETVESVANTSGNSSSSSSSSSSHSEVEKKGVIKKEKGPAPPPPQTPSSPSSRNAPGNLVVGSSTQTNVPPTPPETPQTPGTKGVDRPDNITASKTSPVQPVISRQTSTDDILKSPKKDYAPSPPKVSPSTKDSPASTPAPLPSDAVVVKSPAKRRINSNELRSNDFDEPKDLTSPAAIPKSSPEFEDEQDQPYHLYHPIPPPLLPDDEIRITSTPNSKINSNNTQTTITINNDTVLADPSNSLATNVSQVTVVTSHPPVIIDNSVVPSGSSSSASSTKSFGSSQRRAQQQQRVITPKDGSSEVVIVSNELNRTHVNESSTDDDFQSLDSLENLSPKYRKQQRELQRSGSGQIARKLDESEVLIVSSSYVGDQDQEHRLSEQDDFINDELFIGNNHNNSKLLDTSHVSVVTVGEEEIKVKDSSHHAHQINNSHHHLHQQLNHLHNHHDSISDLSNVSCGPSESSDDVKVMDGALNHPAAVIHPGGTTSTSSVSTGSTVTAAGGGGSFTQRSPSGSSISSPPLRSAGGSSNKLNGDFNRSREDVSIIVNKRKIVDKHRISPDSSVGSMDGGGSVRSASTPLHLFHHPQQQHLHSPHQQQHVTGGGKHMDRSDAESIATTTSHDSREQSVDEEVTLRRKPPVVDTEEDKVPPIIATTNNKPKSNQRNFSKEEIHLQNLKKKTRKRTRKFEIDGVQVTTTTSKVIYSDEDSNKLYDDHLFRKQELRELKMLQKQEKKQFYELQQKESVAKEQQEKKFEQERLQLERTFEADMDVLARQHRQTVEKYEQQQETELRNTSKKIRAEQERDLKLFRDSLKQEIRLLKQEVDLLPKEKRKDEFRKRKMAMEIEHEEREKNFLSTLSENHELALRRISEIYREKLSAADKGYLQQKQTAMRTREAMLWELEEKHIHDKHQLAKRHVKDLCFMQRHQMIIRHEKELDQIKRMISRKEEELLKRQTIERRALPKRIRAERKARDMMFRESLRISMTTDPELEREKLKKFQEQEKKRYTQEQIRFETKHSKQLEELRATSDGSIRELEQLQNEKRKQLLEHESAKLRECDEALQKELREWKSQLLPRKQAIKKELDQQLDQYEHKWGPVDRREFDGEFVVPPEIRNRTNSLNTRSLRLHGGLLSISRSRTFLSLPVANGRNSIHSSVPDLSRSLPNTPNTAHKLAVASSYDSVLEENENENLAPYQAGPIEGQSAIKYVFTDDGVHLRRKSEDLLSGKRTKLPVKNKNYRENGAGSRYVPSMPPLQNHSRQNSEPSNRIIPIRVNPVKKPGNIFEAMTNRTTISGGATTYGGGTMPRTSNSGWGNSRLGANNCSSDANINKLTTFGSARGGAPLQQNSDARNSDASGVPNSGLKLSPSTPILLSPGKDTDSAA, from the exons ATGTGGTGGAAGAAGAGTTGGTGGATGAAGAGGCAGAG AAAGCTAAAAGACAGGCGAAGCGTAGATCACTCTATCAGAGGGTTG GAACCCCGCAATTCTGCGCTACCACTCGATCTGGACGATGACTCTTCGTCACTACAAAGTCAAGAAACCTTTAAAC TTCCAGATACACCCACATCCCTATCGAAATCGTCCAGAGATTCGAAAGAGTCTACCCCCGTTCCTGTTGAAGACGAAAGCAGAGCGAAGCCGTTGCCAGCGGCTGCAGCCAGCAATAGTAATGCCACAGCACAATCGCAACCGCCGGCAACTGCGGCAACCACAACAACACCACCAACACCTACGAAAGCAACGATTGTGGCTAGTGATAGTAATAGTTATGTACAAAGTGATGCCAAGAAATCACCAACGTCTGTTCCTGCTCCAGTGCTACCGCAGCAAACAGCAGCCGCCCAGTCGCGGAATGCCACATCGGCCAAACATGATTCAGCGGAGACTGTGGAGTCCGTTGCCAATACGAGTGGCAACagcagtagtagtagtagtagtagctCTAGCCATTCAGAGGTTGAAAAGAAAGGTGTCATCAAGAAGGAGAAAGGTCCGGCACCTCCGCCACCGCAAACTCCTTCATCTCCGAGTAGTAGAAACGCACCAGGTAACCTGGTGGTTGGCTCGTCAACTCAAACGAATGTTCCTCCAACTCCACCTGAAACACCGCAAACACCTGGAACGAAGGGTGTCGATCGGCCAGACAACATTACCGCATCCAAAACGTCCCCCGTGCAACCGGTTATTTCTCGACAAACTAGCACTGATGATATCCTGAAATCGCCAAAGAAGGATTACGCTCCTTCGCCACCGAAAGTATCTCCGTCTACTAAAGATAGTCCTGCATCTACTCCAGCACCTTTGCCGAGTGATGCCGTTGTCGTAAAGAGTCCCGCAAAGCGAAGGATCAATTCTAATGAGCTACGATCGAATGATTTTGATGAACCCAAAGACCTAACATCACCTGCTGCCATTCCAAAATCCTCACCAGAGTTCGAAGACGAGCAAGATCAGCCGTATCACCTGTACCACCCAATCCCTCCACCGCTGCTGCCGGATGACGAAATTCGAATAACATCGACGCCAAACAGCAAGATCAACAGTAACAATACCCAGACTACAATAACGATCAACAACGACACTGTGCTAGCGGACCCCTCCAATAGTCTTGCCACTAATGTAAGCCAGGTAACAGTGGTTACGAGTCATCCACCAGTGATTATTGATAATTCTGTGGTTCCATCCGGATCTTCGTCGTCTGCTTCGTCCACGAAATCTTTCGGATCGTCGCAGCGAAGAGCACAGCAACAACAGCGGGTGATAACGCCAAAGGACGGAAGCAGTGAAGTGGTGATCGTTTCCAATGAACTTAACAGAACTCACGTCAACGAATCGTCCACCGATGACGATTTCCAGTCGCTGGATAGTTTGGAAAATCTTTCTCCCAAATACCGAAAACAACAGCGAGAACTACAACGTTCAGGTTCCGGACAAATAGCTCGAAAGTTGGACGAAAGTGAGGTTTTGATTGTCAGTTCCAGTTACGTGGGTGATCAAGATCAAGAGCATCGGTTGTCAGAGCAAGATGATTTCATCAATGATGAATTGTTTATAG GTAATAATCATAACAACAGTAAACTGTTGGACACTAGTCACGTTTCAGTGGTCACGGTGGGAGAGGAAGAGATCAAGGTGAAGGATTCCTCGCACCATGCCCACCAGATCAATAACAGCCACCATCACCTGCATCAACAACTAAATCACCTGCATAATCACCACGATTCCATTAGCGATCTGTCTAATGTGAGCTGTGGCCCGAGCGAGTCTAGCGACGATGTGAAGGTCATGGATGGTGCACTAAACCATCCGGCAGCGGTGATACATCCAGGTGGTACCACGAGTACGAGTAGCGTCAGTACTGGTAGCACCGTAACGGCAGCAGGAGGCGGGGGAAGTTTCACGCAGCGATCTCCCTCGGGAtcatcgatttcatcaccacCACTCAGGAGTGCTGGTGGATCTAGTAATAAGCTAAATGGTGACTTCAATCGAAGTCGAGAAGATGTCAGTATAATAGTAAATAAGCGAAAAATAGTGGACAAGCATAGGATTTCCCCCGATAGTAGTGTTGGTTCGATGGATGGTGGTGGGTCGGTCAGATCGGCTAGTACCCCCTTGCATCTGTTCCATCATCCGCAACAGCAACATCTTCACAGCCCACATCAGCAGCAACACGTCACTGGTGGTGGCAAACACATGGATCGTAGTGATGCCGAAAGTATAGCTACTACAACTAGTCACGACAGCCGAGAACAATCGGTTGACGAAGAAGTAACGTTGCGGCGGAAGCCTCCAGTGGTCGACACCGAGGAGGACAAGGTTCCACCAATCATCGCTACTACCAACAACAAACCCAAGTCAAATCAGCGAAACTTCAGCAAGGAGGAGATCCATCTGCAAAACCTCAAGAAAAAGACACGTAAGCGGACGAGAAAATTCGAAATTGACGGAGTCCAAGTCACGACAACGACGAGCAAGGTTATCTACAGCGATGAGGACAGCAACAAACTTTACGACGATCACCTGTTCCGAAAGCAAGAGCTTCGTGAGTTAAAAATGCTACAGAAGCAGGAGAAGAAACAGTTCTACGAACTGCAACAGAAGGAATCCGTTGCCAAAGAGCAGCAGGAGAAAAAGTTCGAACAGGAACGCCTCCAACTTGAACGCACATTTGAAGCCGACATGGATGTGTTGGCGCGGCAACACCGACAGACGGTGGAAAAGTACGAACAGCAACAAGAGACTGAGCTTAGGAATACTTCCAAGAAAATTCGTGCGGAACAGGAACGTGATTTGAAGCTG TTCCGCGACAGCCTGAAGCAGGAGATTCGGTTGCTCAAGCAGGAGGTTGACCTACTACCCAAAGAGAAGCGAAAAGACGAGTTCCGGAAGCGTAAAATGGCCATGGAAATCGAACACGAGGAACGGGAGAAGAACTTCCTGTCGACTCTGTCTGAGAACCACGAGCTGGCGCTGCGACGGATCAGCGAAATCTACCGGGAGAAGCTGTCCGCCGCGGACAAGGGCTACCTGCAACAGAAGCAAACG GCAATGCGAACCCGAGAGGCTATGCTTTGGGAGCTGGAGGAGAAACATATCCACGATAAACATCAGTTGGCGAAGCGGCACGTGAAGGATCTTTGCTTCATGCAGCGGCACCAGATGATCATTCGCCACGAAAAAGAACTGGACCAAATCAAGAG aatgaTTTCTCGCAAAGAGGAAGAACTGTTGAAGCGGCAAACAATTGAAAGGCGAGCTCTGCCCAAACGGATTCGTGCCGAACGGAAGGCTCGGGATATGATGTTCCGTGAATCGCTACGGATATCGATGACCACGGACCCCGAGCTGGAAAGGGAGAAGCTAAAGAAG TTCCAGGAGCAGGAAAAGAAACGTTACACACAGGAGCAGATCCGATTCGAAACTAAGCACAGTAAGCAGCTGGAAGAGTTGCGAGCTACCTCAGATGGTTCCATTCG AGAATTGGAACAATTGCAAAACGAAAAGCGCAAACAGTTGCTGGAGCACGAATCGGCCAAACTGCGCGAGTGTGACGAGGCCCTGCAGAAGGAGCTGCGCGAATGGAAGTCCCAGCTGCTCCCGAGGAAACAG GCTATAAAGAAAGAGCTCGATCAGCAGTTGGACCAGTACGAGCACAAATGGGGCCCAGTAGATCGACGTGAATTCGACGGTGAATTTGTGGTTCCGCCGGAAATTCGGAATCGTACCAATTCCCTCAATACCCGTTCCCTACGTCTGCACGGTGGGCTGCTTAGCATTTCCCGATCCCGTACCTTCCTTTCCCTTCCGGTGGCTAATGGCCGCAACAGCATACACAGTTCGGTACCGGACTTAAGTCGTTCCCTTCCTAACACGCCAAACACGGCCCACAAATTAGCGGTAGCGTCTTCCTATGATTCGGTTTTGgaggaaaacgaaaacgaaaatttaGCTCCATATCAGGCAGGTCCTATCGAGGGGCAATCGGCTATCAAATACGTGTTTACCGACGATGGTGTACATTTGCGTCGAAAGTCGGAAGATTTACTCTCCGGAAAGAGAACTAAGCTTCCAGTTAAGAACAAAAATTATCGCGAAAATGGAGCAGGCTCACGATATGTACCGAGTATGCCTCCCCTTCAGAATCATTCTAGACAAAATTCAGAACCTAGTAACAGAATTATTCCAATTCGGGTTAATCCAGTTAAAAAACCGGGAAATATTTTCGAAGCAATGACGAATAGAACCACAATTAGTGGTGGGGCGACGACATATGGCGGTGGAACCATGCCTAGAACTAGTAACTCCGGGTGGGGCAACAGTCGTTTAGGTGCCAATAACTGTTCTTCCGATGCTAATATAAATAAGTTAACGACTTTTGGTTCGGCCAGAGGTGGAGCTCCACTGCAACAAAATTCCGATGCTCGCAATTCTGATGCATCAGGTGTTCCAAACTCCGGATTGAAACTTTCCCCGTCCACCCCCATATTGTTATCACCTGGTAAAGATACCGATTCCGCCGCTTAG